A single genomic interval of Chryseobacterium paludis harbors:
- the trmB gene encoding tRNA (guanosine(46)-N7)-methyltransferase TrmB has product MGKNKIARFEENKILPNVIQPTREEALTSFELKGKWRTNFFKNDNPIVLELGCGKGEYSVGLAKAFPEKNFIGIDIKGARFWFGAKEAVENNMSNVAFLRSQIELVDNFFAENEVDEIWITFPDPQIKYRRTKHRLTHPDFLDRYKKFLKPGGIIHLKTDSEFLHGYTLGFLQGAGYEIITAHHDIYGAPEYDPDTKYLRDIKTYYEELFSAKGKTITYIKFRIS; this is encoded by the coding sequence ATGGGCAAAAATAAAATAGCAAGATTCGAAGAAAACAAGATATTACCTAATGTTATTCAACCGACAAGGGAAGAAGCTTTAACTAGTTTTGAACTCAAAGGAAAGTGGAGAACAAATTTCTTCAAGAATGACAATCCTATTGTTCTTGAGCTAGGATGTGGAAAAGGAGAATACTCTGTAGGTCTTGCTAAAGCTTTCCCTGAAAAGAATTTCATAGGGATAGATATCAAGGGTGCAAGATTTTGGTTCGGAGCTAAAGAAGCTGTTGAAAACAATATGTCCAATGTCGCATTCCTTAGGTCTCAAATAGAATTAGTTGATAACTTCTTTGCCGAAAACGAAGTAGACGAAATATGGATCACCTTCCCTGATCCACAAATCAAATACAGGCGTACAAAACACAGACTTACTCATCCCGATTTTCTGGATCGTTATAAAAAATTCTTAAAACCTGGTGGGATTATTCATCTAAAAACAGACTCTGAATTTTTGCATGGTTATACTTTAGGGTTTTTACAGGGTGCCGGTTATGAAATTATTACTGCTCACCACGATATTTATGGAGCTCCAGAATATGATCCAGACACAAAATATTTAAGAGATATAAAAACATATTACGAAGAACTTTTTTCAGCAAAAGGAAAGACTATTACTTATATAAAGTTCCGGATAAGCTGA
- a CDS encoding DUF6759 domain-containing protein, producing the protein MKKKILTILLFSFLTPTLINAQKNKREILKSTNIIEIEEYLKNTHPEDPKRNVLKTKLIVLKNQQWTLGRKDAKPMEARPVINEIPSRHPHDPEEFKRLIFESSKNHKDKTVKLLNTMFNEDTTRKESILLFRNNSDCNLVLKIKGENSYHMAIPAHNEDFIVIEKGNYALESNVCNVEYNSQKEIKRNIILTINNSD; encoded by the coding sequence ATGAAAAAAAAAATTTTGACAATCTTACTCTTCTCTTTTCTAACTCCCACTCTCATTAATGCTCAAAAGAACAAAAGAGAGATTCTAAAAAGCACAAATATCATAGAAATTGAAGAGTATCTTAAAAACACACATCCTGAAGATCCTAAAAGAAACGTTTTAAAAACCAAGCTAATTGTCTTGAAAAATCAGCAATGGACACTTGGAAGGAAAGACGCAAAACCTATGGAAGCCAGACCTGTTATTAACGAAATCCCTTCTAGACATCCCCATGATCCAGAAGAATTTAAACGATTAATTTTTGAAAGTTCCAAAAATCACAAAGATAAAACTGTTAAGCTCCTGAATACCATGTTTAATGAGGATACCACCAGGAAAGAATCGATCCTGTTATTCAGAAACAACTCTGACTGCAACCTTGTGCTAAAGATTAAGGGTGAAAACTCTTATCATATGGCAATTCCAGCACATAACGAAGATTTTATTGTAATTGAAAAAGGAAATTATGCACTTGAAAGCAATGTCTGTAATGTAGAATATAATTCCCAAAAAGAGATCAAAAGAAATATTATTCTAACTATAAATAATAGTGACTAG